The Fibrobacter sp. UWR4 genome includes the window AAATTTCCTCGCATAGCATGTAAGGATTTTCATGAATTTTCTCTATAGTTCCCTGACCGAACTTCATCCAGATTTTCTTGGCCACACTACCTACGATGTCGTGGCTATATAAGAACATCATGGTCTCGCGGCTATGACGTACTTCCTGCCAACGTGCTAAAAAAATCATGGCCTTGGATTTCGGGAGTCCCTTAATCTTTTGTTCCAGGAACTGCTCCGGATGATTGTCCAAAATGTCGAAGGTGCTTTCGCCAAAGATGTCGTAAATGTTCTGGGCGGTCTTGGGACCAACACCCGGACAGATGCCGCTACCCAGGAAGGTTACGACGTCGCTGTCATCGGCTGTGGCAACGAGTTCAAAACTGGTACACTTGAATTGTCGCCCGAACTTGGGATGACTTCCCCAATCTCCTGTGAACTTTACGCTTTCTCCCACATTTAGTTGGGGGAGGGTACCCGTCACCACTACCACTTTCTTGGACTCTGCATCCGTAAGGCGCAAAACGGTAAAACCATTCTGCGGACTGTGGAATGTGATGGATTTTACGGTCCCCTGAATATCCATAAATGTGGTAAGCCTTATTTCGGCTTGTACTGATTCTTTACGTCAAGTTCTGCGTTCCACTTGTCGGGATCGAAGTCTGACATGGTGGTCAGTTTCTTGCCGCGCTTTACAAGCCAAACGCCCAAGGCGATTGCGATGAATATTGCCAGGGCCCTAGCGGTATTGTAGTCCAGACCGAAGCCTACGGGAGCGCCCTTCAGGTTGGTGGGGCTTACCCACAGAATGTAATCTGCGGTAATGAAGGTCATGAACATGCAGGGCAGAAGAGCGATCCAGAAATTCTTGCACTTGCTGCGGAGATAGACTGCTGTAACGCAGAGGCTACATACGGCCATGAGCTGGTTGCTCCAGCTGAAGTAATTCCACAGGATGTTGAAACCTTCCTTGTCCAGGTTGCTCCAGAAGATAATGGCAAGGCAGATGGCGAACATGGGAACGGTTAGGAGCAGGCGATTCTTGGTAGATGCCTGGTCGATGCCGAACAGTTCGGCGATGGTCAAACGAAGGCTACGGAGACTGGTATCGCCGCTAGTGATGGCAAGGACGATCACGCCTACCACCACCAGGACAGAAATCGGTGCGAAGGGAAGAACGTCATTGACCAAAGTGCTCAGAACTTTTACGCCGCTTGCGCCAGTAATGAGTTCCGGGAACTTGTGGTAGATGTACATGCCGCCTGCAGCCCAGATCATTCCGATAAGGCCTTCCAGGATCATCATGCCGTAGAAAGTTTGACGGCCGGTCTTTTCGGTAAATTCAGTACGGGCCACCAGAGGACTCTGGGTGCTATGGAAACCGCTAATGATTCCGCACGCAATGGTGACGAACAGCATGGGAAGAATAGGCTGGTGAGCCGGATGCTGCGTGAAGTTACTGCCAAAGTCGCTGAAGTTGATTTCGGTAAGAACATTCAGGTTGGGGGCGATTCCAATCAGGATGGCGATGGATGCAACAATCAGAAGGCCGCCAAAGATGGGGTAGATACGACCGATGATCTTATCGATGGGGAAGAAGGTGCTCAGGAAGTAGTAGACGAAAATGCAGGCTACTGCAACCCAGAAAAGGGTGGGAGAAACTGCGTTACCAACCAGGATGGGGGTGTTGATGAGCTGAGCCGGAGTATTGGTAAATACGGCGCCTACCAGGATCAATGCCACGGAAATCAATGTCATGACAATTTTGGAAGGACCCTTGCCTAGGAACTTTCTGGAAAGTGCCGGAACATTGTAACCGTTGTTACGCATGCTCACCATTCCGCTGAAGTAGTCATGGACGGCGCCGCCCAAAACGTTTCCCAGCGGGAGAAGGATGAAGACGATGGCACCAAACTTAATGCCGAGAATCACACCGATCACAGGACCGATACCCGCGATATTCAGAAGCTGGATCAGCATGTTCTTCCAGTGGGGAAGAACCAGGCGGTCCACGCCGTCGGGATTTTCGGTAGCGGGGGTCTTGCGATCATCGGGGCCGAACACATGTTCTACGAACTTTCCGTAAGTAAAGTAGCCGCCGATCAGGATTGCGACGCCAATCAGGAATGTGATCATTTTGATGCCTTCTTTAGGTTGTTATTCTTCTTCAGATTCTTCTGCCGGTTCGGTTTCCGGTTCTTCCGTATTCATATCCGGTTCGTCGTAGGATTCTTGAGCCCTTGCACGAACGTTTTCGTTCTTGTTTTCTGCAGCGGGCTCGGACTTGGCGTTACGATCGTAACCCTTTTCCTTGGCGATTTCGTCAGGAGTCTTGTCAGTGCCGAACTGCTGCTTGAAGTAAAGAATGTTGGTGGTGTAGCTGGACTTGCCTGCATAATCGAAGCCAACCACAGGGTTGAAGGATGCGCCCAGATGGAATGCGACTTCAAGACCAAAACGGAAACCGTTGTTACCTTCGATTGTCAAATCGGGGCTGATGACCTGTCCATAATAAGCGCCGGGACCACCGGTAAGCTTATCCTTGGCCATGCAGGTGAGCTTGCCGCCGGAAGCCATTTCTGCAGACTGGTAACCCAGGGACATCATGATTTCAACAGTCTTGATAGGCTTATAACCTAAAATCAAGGAAATGTTCAGGGTGGAAACATCCAGATCCAGTTGGCCCTTGTAATCTTCTGGCTGGTAGCTAATGCTGCTGGTGTTATAACCAAAGCCAAGGCTGACGTTCAAGCCCTGAGCGGCAGGAGGAAGCATGTACTGGAATAAATGACCGAAGCTGTACTGAAGTCCGAAACCGAATTCGCTAAAGCCACGAAGTTCGCTGATAGCGGGAAGCATCATCCAGCGAAGTACGGCACGGGCATGGAACATGCTGGCGGCAACCTGCAAATAGGGATAGGTAAACACGCCAAGACCATTCAGGGTTTCGTTACCATAGATGCGGCCATCGTAAGGCTGGGTCATGTTGTGGTTTTCGCCGAAAATGGTGGGGACTTCTGCTCCGCCGTACACAGGATCGTTAAATACGCGGTCGTCATCTCCAATGGGAATGATGGAGAAGGGAAGACCTGCTTCAAAGGAAAAGCTATTGGCGACTTCTGCGCTGACGAACCAGTTGCTATTCAGCACATTACCCAGGTTTGCAATAATAGGCTTTACATAGCCGGGACGGTTACCATATAAAGGAATCTTGCTGTCGAATGCGGCAAGGGATTCGTAGGTGGATGCCCAACCTTTATCGTCCATGGCAAAAGAAACCGCGGTTGAACAGAGGGCTATGATGGAAGATAGAATTGCAAGTTTTTTCATGGGAGTCCGAATAATGGTTGCTTGTTAGAATTGATACCGCAAGGCTAAAGAAACCAGAATCATCGTTTGCCATAAGTTGTGGTTCATGGCGTCGTTTTCAATGCGATCTGCGTCTACGGTAAAGAAACAGTTCTGGTAAAATTTCAGGGACGGGACCATGGCAATGTGGTCTGTAATGAAGTAGTGGATGTTGGCGATGAATCCGAATCCAAGACCGGTAAAGTCAGTGTCATACATGTCCGCACCATAGAACAGGTTCTCGTCGGTCTTGATATTGACTAAGGATATGCCTGCTCCGATTCCTGCCTGAAAGAATTCCGGCCAGAAAATATTGTACGTGAATTCAAGACCTAGACGCATGATGCGGGTATCTCTTTCCATGGTTTGGTCAGGATAGGCAGTCATGTTCTGTTCCGAAGTCCAGTGCTGAAAATTCAAGGCTAGGGACAGTTCCTTGATGTTTACCCCAAGAGAAAAATCAGTGCTGCCCAAAACGGATAGCGTAGCGGGATGGAGATTTCCCTTGACTCCGTTGCCGTCTTCAACTTTCAGAACGTAATCGTTCATATCGCCTTTGGAAACAAGAAGTCCAAAACCGGCTTGTCCAAAGAATGTTACGGGCTTAGGTGCGGCCCAAAGGGTAGGCGCAAGCAGAAGAATTAAAGCGGAAATACCCTTGAGAAATTTCATGAATGAAAATCCTTAGAATTGATATTGGATTGAGAGACCTGCAGTAAAGAAGGTCTGCCACAGGTAAGGATCTGCGTCACA containing:
- a CDS encoding carbon starvation protein A; the encoded protein is MITFLIGVAILIGGYFTYGKFVEHVFGPDDRKTPATENPDGVDRLVLPHWKNMLIQLLNIAGIGPVIGVILGIKFGAIVFILLPLGNVLGGAVHDYFSGMVSMRNNGYNVPALSRKFLGKGPSKIVMTLISVALILVGAVFTNTPAQLINTPILVGNAVSPTLFWVAVACIFVYYFLSTFFPIDKIIGRIYPIFGGLLIVASIAILIGIAPNLNVLTEINFSDFGSNFTQHPAHQPILPMLFVTIACGIISGFHSTQSPLVARTEFTEKTGRQTFYGMMILEGLIGMIWAAGGMYIYHKFPELITGASGVKVLSTLVNDVLPFAPISVLVVVGVIVLAITSGDTSLRSLRLTIAELFGIDQASTKNRLLLTVPMFAICLAIIFWSNLDKEGFNILWNYFSWSNQLMAVCSLCVTAVYLRSKCKNFWIALLPCMFMTFITADYILWVSPTNLKGAPVGFGLDYNTARALAIFIAIALGVWLVKRGKKLTTMSDFDPDKWNAELDVKNQYKPK
- a CDS encoding DUF6588 family protein translates to MKKLAILSSIIALCSTAVSFAMDDKGWASTYESLAAFDSKIPLYGNRPGYVKPIIANLGNVLNSNWFVSAEVANSFSFEAGLPFSIIPIGDDDRVFNDPVYGGAEVPTIFGENHNMTQPYDGRIYGNETLNGLGVFTYPYLQVAASMFHARAVLRWMMLPAISELRGFSEFGFGLQYSFGHLFQYMLPPAAQGLNVSLGFGYNTSSISYQPEDYKGQLDLDVSTLNISLILGYKPIKTVEIMMSLGYQSAEMASGGKLTCMAKDKLTGGPGAYYGQVISPDLTIEGNNGFRFGLEVAFHLGASFNPVVGFDYAGKSSYTTNILYFKQQFGTDKTPDEIAKEKGYDRNAKSEPAAENKNENVRARAQESYDEPDMNTEEPETEPAEESEEE